Genomic window (Phragmites australis chromosome 5, lpPhrAust1.1, whole genome shotgun sequence):
TAACCTTCTTTTTGTCAACCACACGACGTCTTTTTGCTTTAGAACTAGAAGGTGTGCCATCCTCGCCATCactatcatcatcatcgtccatGTCGACATCCTTATTATTATCATCTCCTGGCTGTCCTTCAGTACCTTGGGGTAGGTCACCACTAGTTGGGGCCCAATGATCATCACCTGTGTTCCGAAGATCTTCAAACATGACAGATAGTTCATCTTCATTTTGAAGTGCTCGGTCTTTAAACTTGGATATGCCTTTGAATTGCTGcacacgtaaaaaaaaaaatgtcagcTATATATTTACACAAACACATACATCACAAGTAGGCATTGACAGGAAACAAATACACTATAAACTTACATTGTTTGTCTTCTTCCACCACCAATCTGGAGCGGTATACATTTTCTTTACAGGGTCCCAGCCTGCCCCTGTTTCTCTTCCTAATTGTTTCCAATTGCTGTAATCTTTCTTCATCTTGTCCCATTTATTCTTGAACTGCAGCTTTGTATAAGTTAACCCAGTCCTCTCTTTGAACTGTGCAATTACATTATTGTAGCCTTGCCTGTTTAAGTGGGATCCCGATCGATTCTTGGCCCTAACTTGCTCGGCAAATAACTCACAAACTATTTTAAGGTTCTCATCACACCAGTCCGCACTATCATCCTTCATGGTGCTGTTATTACACAAGCATGAGCAATCAAATAATTGCGTGATAGGAGCCTGCTGTTTTCAATTACACAAATCAAGCaagatttattttctcaatAGCATCTATAGCACTAGATACTATTTTTTCCAGCAAGATATGGGCCAAATGCATGCAAGTGCTTGTCTAACAACTTGACAGAGACATCAAATTCATAGTTTTTCCTATACTGACAGCGCTAGTAAATAGGATCAAATTTTCTACACCATAAATCTATATAGAAAGCCTGTGTCACGCCTCCTATGCATGGATTGGCTTATCTACCTATCAAATCAAACCTTAAACAAATATTATTCTTGCCATGGCCTACGGATCTGAGTGAGAGAGGGAAAAGCAGGGCCTCACCTTTGGCCTGGAGAGGAGTGCTCGGCTGCAGCCTGGAAGGAGATTCTGGGCTCCTGGCAGTGCTGCCCCCTAGCGGACGGCTGTGGCCTGGGGACGAGAAGACATCGGTGGCTTTGAAGGGAGCGGGCGCCAGCGGCCTGCAGGGGAGTAGTTTGAGGCCGATCTTCACACAAACGGATGACGACGGCCTTCAGGCGAGCGGGTGACGCAGCTGGTCGACAACGCCGGCGCAGGTCGGGGCAACGCACGTCGCAACCCTAGTCACCACTCCACCTTCAGCGCAGGTGCTAGCCGTGGGCAGCGCAGGATGCGAACTGGTGGGACTTGGGAGGATTGGGGATTTTTGCTGTCTATATACCAGTGGCAAAGGTGGGTAAATAACTCCGAACTTGAGGCCTAGGTTCGTAATCGAAAGGGTGGGGAGCGGGTGGTGGAGCAGGAGAAGCAGGTTTTTTTCACTCTCAGGTTCTAGTACAAAACGGGAGAGCGATTCACGTTGATTCTACCGTGGAGCAGCCCGTTTTTTTGCTGTTTGGCTAATCTAGAGCGATTCTCATAGAGGAGCCGAAGCCAGGAGCACTACCAAACAGGCCTTTAGAGAATCACTCCTACGGAttccactcagggagctaaaagctaaaagctgctgtttgacagagctcctcTGATTTTAGTCAAAAAGCTGCTCTgaaagctctgccaaacagatcCTTAATGACTAAAAACAATTTCTACGGCCTTGTGCCAAGAGGGCAactcatatattgcatccattcATTTTGTTAGTAGTGATTGGACGCGAAATAGTCGCTTTCTCCCTTGCATGTTGGCTAAGAGTATGTTTGTATATGAGCAGTTCTATCCATGCGGAATGTGAGCAATTCTAACTTTGCGACATGACGCATGCAACAGTAATCTTGTGCATTCTTGATGAGGATCATCCGGCATCTAATCAAACATGTTTGGGATCGTGTGTTAACGCCAAGATTTATGTTCCACAACTTTTGAGctctcttttgttctttttcCTCTAATCCATCGGGAGGGAAAAAGTAATGTTATTTCTTGTTCTCAATTTAGCACTTTGAATTACAACATTTGTcgtataaaatattttatgcTTGTTATTATTATTCTatgttttataaaaaatattgttgagattgtgattgtaACATGGTAAATATTACCATAACCATGTATGtaataattatttatttcttgttactatattaagtgagtgaggtatttatagccacaCCTCAATCACTATTGTCATTATTACATTTTTACCACTTATTTACAGAAATATCCCTTCTAACACTAGAGAATATCCTAGAATATCACATGGGTATTAAGGACATTGTCTACCTATATTGTCCTAAGCAACCAAATTCCGACACGTGTCCTGAGGGACCCACATTGGACCCTCCGTTGAGGCTAATGATGATCTCACTATGGCCATTTCCTCATCGGATTTTAGCTAACTTGTGAAACCTTTTTTAGTTAGCATTCGTTCTATCACCAAAAGTCCTCGCATCGCCTCCATTCGGCCTTAGGGCTTCGCTATACTCTTTGCCCTTCGAGTTTCGTCGCACCCCTTCGGCCTTCAGGCCTTACCTTCAGGTTATGTCCTCTGGGCCtctgaaaggatctaatggccatAAAGGAAGGTGAATAAGGCACtaatttaaaactaaaccaactaccgatttctagaacaagaagcaaccttagcctataaGGCAACTAGACAACATAACAAGCTAGAAAGGTAAGATCACACATCCAAGCATATAGAAtataagtaaagtgcggaattgaaacttacatgaaagaaatgctagaagcaaaatgcggaatgtaacaagagtagggaaaaaatgacaccgaatttttttttcgaggtatcgaagagttgatactctccactaatcctcgttggagcatccacataAGGATGTCGCACCCTCTTAAGTCAccgagactcaagtgctcactagtgattgtcacttctctatctccggattggcaggcatcaaaccaagtacacgagcttcccaaGGCTCCCACAAAATATCTAAGAGCTCATCGAGAACACCTCTAATCTCCACAACCGGataggtgttaccaaccactaagagtaacaagctaattggtccacttgatcccaatcaagcctaaaataatagctagatgcacactcactactcttagagcactaatgatgttcttaatcttcaattaagaacttgcaaatcacttcaagtgctctcccttgcctttagatgacacacaatgtgtatgaatgcttctgggttgcaagagagatgaATGAAATCAAGTgatggggtatatataggctagaggtccaaatctagccattgCCCAACCAttcactttttctgtgaacaccggatggttcagtgCACACGTCTCTGCTAACACCGAACAATCTGGTGAGTTAACTTTTTTCACCTGCTGATTTGACAATtgtcagtagccgttgcaaaatgctccggtgttcttccatatagcatcaccggatagttcTGTGAGTTATACTCTATTTCCTCGAAAAGatgaagcttctgttaaatagtccggtgatgactcatttaagtcaccggataatccggtcagttcaactctgattttctccaaaaataccgagcttctgttaaatagtctggtgtatgAACCCTTCAgatcactggacaatccggtgcataTAACTTCacatttctctgaaaaataattcttctgttaaatgctccggtgtatagttccttccatcaccggacaatccggtgagttcagttGAAGTCTTCTCAGAAAAgataaatagtccggtgagtaaaACACCTTCtcacactggacaatccggtgagaacaaacttcctgcaactcgtccaattcaatcgactttgagttctaacttctcaacttttcacacatggatttctttgagctacctagtgctagattttcgcaagtgtgcatccaactatgtctagactcaactaaatcaaactacaacacttaacccccctttatagtacggtcaaaagacaaaagaagacatataactactctaagtgtccttcgtcaccttgtgacacttagaactagaagatccttaatcttgacgtaaagtcctttgatcgaccaatagaattctaTAAGAGACCAAGAAAACTATTCAAAcattgtgaattaaagaatttgaattccttcaaaacatacgtattagtcacaatgatatagttatcattaatcaccgaaacacttaccacttacgtATGGGCCTATATGCTACAatttccccctttttggtgattgatgacaacacaaataaataaGGAAACGAGAATGAAGAACACCCTATTAAACTAGGTATAGAACGACATATAGCAAATAAGTAAGAGAAAGCctaaatctagagcaatctatcatgctagtagaataagaattaaaataGAACACGAAAGGAAGCATAATGCGATGACAAGAAAAACACATCGATTAAGAAACAAatagcttgtcattacatcaaaatccatgaaaaaCCAACACTCTGACCCTATACTACCCAAGCTCCTAAAAAACTCACTAGTCACTCATCTACCTCTCTCCAAAAGACTCCCCCCCTATCACCTAGACTCTCTCCcgctttggcatctaagcaccaaaaagagcacactcctaaacatccggaggggaggaggaagtcGGCGCTACTGGCGACAGTCGCACCTCGAACTGTGAGCCTAAGTTTGTATTTGAATCCGATAACTCAACAGTTGCAGGGCCAACAGCTAGCTGAGGAGGCTGAGCTGTGTCTGACGATGCCTCTGAGACTATAGCTGGGGCTGAGCTGGTAGCAGTAGTGGTGCCCTGAGTAGCCATCTCCTGAAGTGCTGCATCGAGCTCCTTGAAAGAAGACTGAACGACTGGAGGAGGCTGAACGGATGGCTGCTGAGAAGGCATAGTCGGTTGTGGAGAGTCCTGAAAACAAAGAGCGCCAGTCAAAGGAGTAGACAAAGAGGGTAGAACTGGCCTCGTCGTAGTTCCGGTAGGCTGAGAAAATACACCAGTGCTGAAGAGGAGTGATAAAGGGAATGCAGACACTAGTGTTCCCAAGAGACCACTGACACTACCCGGGAGAGGACTAGGTGCTGGGCCTGGTGCCCTAGGAACAACTGACTGCTGAAGACCTGAAACCTGAAAGAGAGACCCAAGACATCCAGATATAAAAGTGAACATGCGATCATTGTTGTCTCGATCGGCCTGAAGGGCTGCTAAGGAagcctactgctgctgctggagtgactgcatcatcatgagctgctgctcctgctgccgAAGCATGTCCGCCTGCAGCTTTGCCTGGGCTGCCTGCTGTTGCTGCATCTGCTGAAGGATAAGAATGAACTCTGAAGGAGGTACAACGGGGGGCACGAAGGTCGCTGTCTCAGGTACTGAAGGTACTGTGGAAGTGGGAACAACCTGAGAAGACCCTCCAGCCTCAGCATCATGTGACCTAGTGACTGGTGGGAAGAACTCAAGATCTGAAGAATCCGAGTCATTATCACTCAAGAAGAATGAGTGCGGGAGCTCTGCCACGGCCACTGCAAAGGGCTGCCTGAAAATTAGTCAGATCTCGTCGTCTGTCGGGAAGACTCCACCAACGAGAGGACGACGGGGTGGCTGAGCATGAGAATGAACAATCTCGTGTAACCAACAGGAGCTCACCTGAAGACCCAACACCTTTAAGATGTTGTTCTGGTAGAGTATGAAGTTCTCACCCTGGAACATAAACTGAATGAAGTTCTTCTTGGG
Coding sequences:
- the LOC133917365 gene encoding L10-interacting MYB domain-containing protein-like, whose product is MKDDSADWCDENLKIVCELFAEQVRAKNRSGSHLNRQGYNNVIAQFKERTGLTYTKLQFKNKWDKMKKDYSNWKQLGRETGAGWDPVKKMYTAPDWWWKKTNNQFKGISKFKDRALQNEDELSVMFEDLRNTGDDHWAPTSGDLPQGTEGQPGDDNNKDVDMDDDDDSDGEDGTPSSSKAKRRRVVDKKKVKKAKTSGGQWMQEHMAKIVELNERTTASCESVVLARTQDTPGYSIKDIMELVKACGAIAGTKEHFIATQIFTKKAEREMFLTLDTPEERFNWLSMKHEWMTMNKKA